A region of Phacochoerus africanus isolate WHEZ1 unplaced genomic scaffold, ROS_Pafr_v1 Scaffold_103, whole genome shotgun sequence DNA encodes the following proteins:
- the LOC125119076 gene encoding olfactory receptor 4L1-like, translated as MDLNNGSVVTEFILLGFSVGWELQFVFLVTFSLIYGATVLGNILIMVTVTFSSTLHSPMYFLLGNLSFLDMCLSTVTTPKMIRDLLTEHKVISMWGCMAQMFFMHCFGGAEATLLVAMAFDRYVAICKPLHYRTIMSHKLLKGFVILSWTIGFIHTMSQMVLTVNLPFCGPHIIDNIFCDLPLVIKLACMETYTLELFVIADSGLLSFICFLLLLVSYTVILLTVQQRSSVGLSKALSTLSAHITVVTLFFGPCIFIYAWPFSSFAGNKILSVFYTVITPLLNPIIYTLRNEKMQEAMRKLWFQKC; from the coding sequence ATGGATCTGAACAATGGATCTGTAGTGACCGAGTTTATTTTACTAGGATTTTCTGTAGGATGGGAACTTCAGTTTGTCTTCTTGGTGACATTCTCCTTGATCTATGGTGCTACTGTGTTGGGAAACATTCTCATCATGGTCACGGTGACATTCAGTTCCACCCTTCATTCTCCCATGTACTTCCTCCTTGGAAACCTCTCCTTCCTGGACATGTGTCTCTCCACAGTCACCACACCCAAGATGATCAGAGATTTGCTCACTGAACACAAGGTCATTTCCATGTGGGGCTGCATGGCTCAGATGTTCTTTATGCACTGCTTTGGAGGTGCTGAGGCGACTCTTTTGGTAGCCATGGCTTTTGACAGATATGTAGCCATATGTAAACCCTTACACTACAGGACGATCATGAGCCACAAGTTGCTGAAAGGGTTTGTTATACTTTCATGGACAATTGGCTTTATACACACCATGAGTCAGATGGTATTAACAGTGAACTTGCCTTTTTGTGGTCCCCACATCATAGACAATATATTTTGTGACCTTCCCCTTGTGATTAAGCTTGCCTGTATGGAGACCTACACCCTGGAATTATTTGTCATTGCTGACAGTGGACTGCTCTCATTTATCTGTTTCCTCCTGCTGCTTGTCTCCTATACTGTCATCCTGCTCACTGTGCAACAAAGATCGTCTGTAGGGCTCTCCAAGGCTCTGTCCACGTTGTCTGCCCACATCACTGTGGTCACTCTGTTCTTTGGGCCATGTATCTTTATCTATGCCTGGCCATTCAGTAGTTTTGCGGGCAATAAAATCCTTTCTGTATTTTACACTGTTATCACACCCTTACTGAATCCTATTATTTACActttgagaaatgagaaaatgcaagaGGCCATGAGAAAATTATGGTTCCAAAAATGCTAG